Proteins co-encoded in one Clostridia bacterium genomic window:
- the clpP gene encoding ATP-dependent Clp endopeptidase proteolytic subunit ClpP, with the protein MDLTLIPMVVEQTARGERAYDIYSRLLKDRIVFLGTAINDQVANLVIAQLLFLYAEDPEKDISLYINSPGGSITAGMAIYDTMQYIRADVSTICVGLAASMGAFLLAAGTKGKRFALPNAEIMIHQPSGGATGQATDIEIHAKRIIHIKGKLNKILAENTGQPLKRIAEDTERDRFMDAEEAKEYGIIDDLLLRIPQDPKTK; encoded by the coding sequence ATGGATTTGACACTTATTCCAATGGTCGTTGAACAAACAGCTCGTGGGGAAAGAGCCTATGATATCTATTCGCGTTTATTAAAGGACCGGATTGTTTTTTTGGGAACGGCAATTAATGATCAAGTGGCTAATTTGGTAATTGCCCAATTATTATTTTTGTATGCCGAAGATCCGGAAAAAGATATTTCCCTATATATTAATAGTCCGGGAGGTTCAATTACCGCTGGCATGGCCATTTATGATACCATGCAATATATTCGGGCTGATGTATCTACAATCTGTGTGGGCCTAGCGGCCTCGATGGGTGCTTTTCTTTTGGCTGCTGGGACCAAAGGTAAGCGTTTTGCTTTGCCTAATGCTGAAATTATGATTCATCAACCTTCTGGTGGAGCTACAGGTCAAGCTACAGATATTGAAATTCATGCCAAAAGAATTATTCATATTAAAGGAAAGTTAAACAAAATTTTAGCCGAGAATACCGGACAGCCTTTAAAAAGAATTGCGGAGGATACGGAAAGAGATCGTTTTATGGATGCGGAAGAAGCTAAAGAATATGGGATTATTGATGACCTTTTATTAAGGATACCTCAGGATCCTAAAACTAAGTAG